One Plasmodium berghei ANKA genome assembly, chromosome: 13 genomic region harbors:
- a CDS encoding serine/threonine protein kinase, putative, whose amino-acid sequence MKLYSCVIYTCILCKVISLIKVFYCSFWYLINVHFFMNNLNYNEIWKSHIDDNQNDILILFIPPYLASKHEKLEILFSDNNNDNIEGQVNIYSENGNHENDKNEASISSYIVSLLYSKKNYIVLFYIFSYIYCYYIEYIQNIIQHFITQEQKHKTHTITLFYQYAYAKEVYNNSSKSKQRYLSFIGNNDKVSKPNNVDETNGNSMLTDINSKGKYGYSSIGDIIKESQIKKDKEKCVNNKTTKCEYSNEKKSIKNKNFKLNKDHNHYINNILNNKYYLKKKIKTLLKKNKITKFYELEVIQLPREELIQNETTVIKQNKKNICSKCVINSEESLYSLKIRDEHIYSDIEMSMQKEKRSDIGTYYDFDQVFYLSDAYNEEDEDINEDKSAYEPMSNWIKNKYKMLDFTKHLFLENPEKKDEKNNKVDKYYNKRVNYSIQNKLGAGAYGEIWYGINLNKNVPFQNVVLKKIFIKKSVDESEQNLNDDEREKEYEIYAMREVYFGEIFKNCDNISRYIEHFKESETSENNKEHITFIWIVFANEGYSLSQHLFETDKNNSGMIIPSKLWWSIKKQNIGMLVIKDLMHQLLNGINIAHKKHITHRDIKMENIFVSPNTPFTVRIGDWGSAVEYKNKSFFFTPSMEEETEGYQPPESLFGHMKKNFMRLPYYDMWGIGILFLQFVLGTKNPLEIKNKRNEMKLKRIYSKYSKDILKEVIFIQGLSDLCLIPWVSQTPDRLMSLYDMKNNEKNSLQYSSIYGRNLIINKLEYFAITKNLIEIKRKRYNLINNMMSNKYNSLISLPNSPVCPNWKCLHKYDEQANYNNKYNNNTFDKIQNKFLQQKKENYTFFKNNCDDEQFQKILQERDPSGVGLPDKNARDLLRRLLDFDYNTRITSEEALKHAWFLDS is encoded by the coding sequence atgaaattatattcatgtGTAATTTACACATGCATATTATGCAAAGTAATATCTCTTATTAAAGTTTTTTATTGCTCTTTTTGGTATTTGATAAATgtccatttttttatgaacaatttaaattataatgaaatatgGAAAAGCCATATAGACGATAATCAAAATGatattcttattttatttatcccTCCATACCTAGCATCAAAACATGAAAAActagaaatattatttagtgacaataacaatgataatatagAGGGTCaagttaatatatattcagaAAATGGAAATCATGAAAACGATAAAAATGAAGCTTCTATTAGTTCATATATTGTTTCACTTTtatatagtaaaaaaaattacattgtattattttatattttttcttatatatattgttattatattgagtatatacaaaatataattcagCATTTCATAACTCAAGAACAAAAGCATAAAACACATACCATTACCCTTTTTTATCAGTATGCATATGCTAAGGAGGTATATAATAACTCATCAAAAAGTAAGCAACGATATCTTAGCTTTATTGGGAATAATGATAAAGTATCTAAGCCAAATAATGTTGATGAAACAAATGGTAATTCAATGCTAACagatataaatagtaaAGGAAAATATGGCTATTCATCAATTGGTGATATAATTAAGGAAAgtcaaattaaaaaagacaaagaaaaatgtgttaataataaaactacCAAATGTGAATATagtaatgaaaaaaaaagtataaaaaataaaaattttaaattaaataaagatcataatcattatataaataatatattgaataataaatactatcttaaaaaaaaaataaaaacgcttttaaaaaaaaataagataaCAAAATTCTATGAATTAGAGGTTATTCAATTACCAAGGGAAGAACTAATACAAAATGAAACAACtgtaataaaacaaaataaaaaaaatatttgttcaAAATGTGTTATCAATTCAGAAGAATCCttatattctttaaaaataagGGATGAACATATTTATAGTGACATCGAAATGTCGATGCAAAAGGAGAAACGATCTGATATCGGAACATATTATGACTTTGATCAAGTCTTTTATTTGAGTGATGCATATAACGAGGAAGATGAAGATATCAATGAAGATAAATCAGCTTACGAACCAATGTCAAATtggataaaaaataaatacaaaatgcTCGATTTTAcaaaacatttatttttagaaaatccagaaaaaaaagatgaaaaaaataataaagtagataaatattataacaaaAGAGTAAACTATTctattcaaaataaattaggGGCAGGTGCATATGGTGAAATATGGTATggtattaatttaaataaaaatgttccATTTCAAAATGTggttttgaaaaaaatatttataaaaaaaagtgttGATGAAAGTGAACAAAATTTGAATGATGATGAAAGGGAAAAGgaatatgaaatatatgcTATGAGAGAAGTATATTTTGGagaaatttttaaaaattgtgaTAATATAAGTAGATATATAGAACATTTTAAAGAATCCGAAACtagtgaaaataataaagaacaTATTACATTCATATGGATTGTGTTTGCAAATGAAGGATATTCATTATCACAGCATCTTTTTGAAacagataaaaataattctgGTATGATTATTCCTAGTAAATTATGGTGgagtataaaaaaacaaaatataggAATGCTAGTAATAAAAGATTTGATGCATCAGTTATTAAATGGTATAAATATTGCtcataaaaaacatattacaCACCGGGACattaaaatggaaaatatatttgtatcaCCAAATACTCCATTTACTGTTCGAATAGGAGATTGGGGTAGTGCTgttgaatataaaaataaatcatttttttttacaccTAGTATGGAAGAAGAAACAGAAGGATACCAACCTCCAGAATCTTTATTTGGgcatatgaaaaaaaattttatgagATTACCATATTATGATATGTGGGGAATtggaatattatttttgcaATTTGTATTGGGCACCAAAAATCCattagaaataaaaaataaaagaaatgaaatgaaattaaaacgaatatattcaaaatattctaaagatattttaaaagaagtaatttttatacaagGGCTTTCAGATTTATGTTTAATACCTTGGGTTAGTCAAACTCCTGATAGGTTAATGTCTCTCTAtgatatgaaaaataatgaaaaaaactCACTTCAATATTCTTCTATATATGGAagaaatttaattataaacaaaCTAGAATATTTCGctataacaaaaaatctTATTGAAATTAAACGAAAAAGATATAAccttattaataatatgatgtctaataaatataattcattaATATCTTTGCCAAATTCTCCAGTGTGCCCCAATTGGAAATGCttacataaatatgatgAACAAGCTaactataataataaatataataataatacatttgataaaattcaaaataaattccttcaacaaaaaaaggaaaattatacattttttaaaaataattgtgaTGATGAACAAttccaaaaaatattacaagAACGAGACCCATCAGGCGTTGGACTTCCGGATAAAAACGCTCGTGACCTTCTTAGACGTCTCCTCGATTTCGATTACAACACAAGGATTACTTCTGAAGAGGCTCTTAAACATGCATGGTTTTTAGATAGCTGA
- a CDS encoding CPW-WPC family protein: MKYIVIFSFLSLFKALKFGNSIIRLNEKNKKTFVFSGDADLDNKYPKGYEPSEDNNEVEENDMNRIISETKNGTKSDENIKNMVNESENIIKKKYNINELPPSGLTEEEEEEAREDSEFLSDHLEEAAQNFSSSDSENEDKKERETESENIKKYQAEVINAMNKDTIYKKMDSNKIEEVEHMTDDSDEVCIQDYSLPCPFNFFRTSSGCVPLPSYKGPCNEVQEKLMYLHDNQKESWADICDSNWECLPLKCKYGTDYNSVCPINWIDMGKGVCRSLYKNDKCRSAIDFSDKTISEKKEFETLCGIRWRCKSVIYETNFDSLCPLYWTKIYQYKCKSPNDYNGPCPKISNFKKYNTEEGKKNIEIACLVNWPYNIRINEYERDYNVPCPIGWFLLNNGFCRAPENYIKSSKCNDEIGFFNMTSQQKESFSISCNVDFPFKDRKNCQRNYSFKCPLGWIPSNQEGFCKSPINYKSKICKSYSKFKNVSENQRNYYLKFCNIDWPCISEIQNSNIYTKLPFNYSGERQPKWDNGPVDSITGSII, encoded by the exons atgaaatatattgtcattttttcttttttgtcCCTTTTTAAAGCTCTCAAGTTTGGAAATTCCATTATTCGactaaatgaaaaaaataaaaaaacatttgtCTTTTCTGGAGACGCTGATTTAGATAATAAATATCCGAAAGGATATGAACCATCAGAAGATAATAATGAAgttgaagaaaatgatatgAATAGGATTATAAGTGAGACAAAAAATGGTACCAAATctgatgaaaatataaaaa ATATGGTTAACGAAtcagaaaatattattaaaaagaaatataatatcaaTGAGTTGCCACCATCGGGCCTCACTGAA gaagaagaagaagaagCCAGAGAAGACAGTGAATTTTTATCTGACCATTTGGAAGAAGCAGCTCAAAATTTTTCATCATCAGATAGCGAa AATGAAGATAAAAAGGAAAGAGAAACTGAAtctgaaaatataaagaaatacCAAGCGGAGGTTATCAATGCAATGAATAAAGATacaatatacaaaaaaatggattctaataaaatagaagAAGTTGAGCAt ATGACGGATGATTCAGATGAG GTATGCATTCAAGATTATTCATTGCCATGTCCCTTTAACTTTTTCCGAACGAGCTCAGGTTGCGTGCCCTTACCATCGTATAAAGGCCCGTGTAATGAG GTACAGGAAAAGCTAATGTACTTGCACGACAATCAGAAGGAAAGTTGGGCCGATATTTGTGACTCAAATTGGGAATGTCTACCTTTAAAGTGTAAATATGGAACGGATTACAATTCAGTGTGCCCTATTAATTGGATTGACATGGGAAAAGGAGTATGTCGaagtttatataaaaatgataaatgtAGAAGTGCTATTGATTTTTCTGATAAAACCAtatctgaaaaaaaagaattcGAAACATTATGTGGAATAAGATGGCGATGTAAATCAGTGATTTATGAAACAAATTTTGATTCCCTATGTCCATTATATTGGACGAAAATATATCAGTATAAATGTAAATCACCAAATGATTATAATGGGCCATGCCCAAAAATATCaaactttaaaaaatataatactgaagaaggaaaaaaaaatatcgaaATTGCATGTTTAGTTAATTGGCCATACAATATCAGAATTAATGAATATGAACGGGATTACAATGTGCCATGCCCAAT tGGATGGTTTCTACTAAATAACGGGTTTTGCCGTGCGccagaaaattatataaaaagttcAAAATGCAATGATGAAATTggattttttaatatgacTTCACAACAAAAGGAATCCTTTTCCATTTCTTGTAATGTTGATTTTCCTTTTAAAG aTCGAAAGAATTGCCAACGTAACTACTCGTTCAAATGCCCTTTAGGGTGGATACCGTCAAATCAAGAAGGATTTTGTAAATCAccaataaattataaaagtaaaattTGTAAATCATATTCTAagtttaaaaatgtttcaGAAAATCAgagaaattattatttaaagtTTTGTAATATAGATTGGCCATGTATATCTGAAATTCAAAATTCAAAT ATATACACTAAGTTACCCTTTAATTATTCTGGGGAACGACAGCCCAAATGGGATAATG gCCCAGTGGATTCAATAACCGGAtcaattatttaa